The Acomys russatus chromosome 3, mAcoRus1.1, whole genome shotgun sequence genome has a window encoding:
- the Nkiras1 gene encoding NF-kappa-B inhibitor-interacting Ras-like protein 1 isoform X2, which yields MGKGCKVVVCGLLSVGKTAILEQLLYGNHTIGMEDCETMEDVYMASVETDRGVKEQLHLVNNLESFQRVELLKKEIDKFKDKKEVAIVVLGNKIDLSEQRQVDAEVAQQWAKSEKVKLWEVTVTDRRTLIEPFTLLASKLSQPQSKSSFPLPGRKNKGNSNSEN from the exons ATGGGAAAAGGCTGCAAGGTCGTCGTCTGTGGGCTGCTGTCAGTTGGGAAAACTGCGATTTTGGAGCAGCTCCTTTATGGGAATCACACTATTG GAATGGAAGACTGTGAGACAATGGAAGACGTATACATGGCCTCAGTGGAGACGGACCGTGGGGTAAAGGAACAGCTCCACCT CGTCAATAATCTTGAATCCTTTCAAAGAGTGGagcttctgaagaaagaaattgataaGTTCAAAGACAAAAAAGAG GTGGCAATTGTTGTGTTGGGAAACAAAATCGACCTTTCtgagcagagacaagtggatgcTGAAGTGGCACAGCAGTGGGCAAAAAGTGAGAAAGTGAAACTGTGGGAGGTGACAGTGACAGATCGGAGGACACTGATTGAGCCCTTTACTTTACTAGCCAGCAAGCTATCCCAGCCTCAGAGCAAATCCAGCTTCCCTTTGCCCGGGAGGAAAAACAAAGGGAACTCTAATTCTGAAAACTGA
- the Nkiras1 gene encoding NF-kappa-B inhibitor-interacting Ras-like protein 1 isoform X1, whose amino-acid sequence MGKGCKVVVCGLLSVGKTAILEQLLYGNHTIGMEDCETMEDVYMASVETDRGVKEQLHLYDTRGLQEGVELPKHYFSFADGFVLVYSVNNLESFQRVELLKKEIDKFKDKKEVAIVVLGNKIDLSEQRQVDAEVAQQWAKSEKVKLWEVTVTDRRTLIEPFTLLASKLSQPQSKSSFPLPGRKNKGNSNSEN is encoded by the exons ATGGGAAAAGGCTGCAAGGTCGTCGTCTGTGGGCTGCTGTCAGTTGGGAAAACTGCGATTTTGGAGCAGCTCCTTTATGGGAATCACACTATTG GAATGGAAGACTGTGAGACAATGGAAGACGTATACATGGCCTCAGTGGAGACGGACCGTGGGGTAAAGGAACAGCTCCACCTGTACGACACCCGAGGCCTGCAGGAAGGCGTGGAGCTGCCGAAGCATTATTTCTCCTTTGCTGATGGTTTTGTTCTTGTATACAGCGTCAATAATCTTGAATCCTTTCAAAGAGTGGagcttctgaagaaagaaattgataaGTTCAAAGACAAAAAAGAG GTGGCAATTGTTGTGTTGGGAAACAAAATCGACCTTTCtgagcagagacaagtggatgcTGAAGTGGCACAGCAGTGGGCAAAAAGTGAGAAAGTGAAACTGTGGGAGGTGACAGTGACAGATCGGAGGACACTGATTGAGCCCTTTACTTTACTAGCCAGCAAGCTATCCCAGCCTCAGAGCAAATCCAGCTTCCCTTTGCCCGGGAGGAAAAACAAAGGGAACTCTAATTCTGAAAACTGA